In Oncorhynchus kisutch isolate 150728-3 linkage group LG7, Okis_V2, whole genome shotgun sequence, one DNA window encodes the following:
- the LOC109894380 gene encoding polyserase-2 isoform X3, protein METMEVYKALCLMNLLVAFLSKGSHSQLDVCGTPLNTRIVGGQDALAGSWPWQASLHRFGRHFCGGSLINKEWVLTAAHCFSSPSTSNLVVYVGRQNQKGSNPNEVDRGVTQIMSHPNYTRSTNDNDMCLLKLSSPVTFTNYIRPVCLAAPGSSFHAGTTSWVTGWGTIRSGVSLPSPKTLQEVEVPVVGNRLCNFNYGVGTITDNMICAGLAAGGKDSCQGDSGGPMVTNQGTRWIQSGVVSFGKGCALAKFPGVYTRVSQYQTWINSQISSDQPGFVTFSSTVVCGRASSSLNSHVGGGSSLATAGLWPWIASIQTNGAHVCGGTLVAVDSVMSDASCFSRALTTNDHRTSLNRDATHYLSSQANASEWTVILGRLKQSGSNPHEVTQNVINITMSNVTGNNVAILRLASQPTLSDYIQPICVDKGTRTFSTGTLCWVAGWATGQGGAEEVLQGFQTSVVECVNVSSTDNICTGAVTLLQGNAGGPLMCKHGNSWFQTAVLTVDSSSNTTSNNSTNKARWSRDPRTSPIQVFTKTSHFQNFLTANLGTFLSPATSAGGSSGASLAHSSLLLFSLSSVLLLGWY, encoded by the exons ATGGAAACAATGGAAGTCTACAAAGCACTCTGTTTGATGAATCTACTAGTTGCATTCCTTTCAAAAG GGTCTCACTCTCAGTTGGATG TATGCGGAACCCCTCTCAACACTAGGATTGTGGGGGGTCAGGATGCTCTTGCAGGGAGTTGGCCATGGCAGGCCAGTCTGCACAGATTTGGCAGGCATTTTTGTGGGGGATCCCTCATCAACAAAGAGTGGGTTCTGACTGCTGCTCACTGCTTCTCCAG CCCCAGTACATCAAATTTGGTGGTCTACGTTGGTCGTCAGAACCAGAAGGGCTCTAACCCCAACGAGGTGGACCGCGGGGTCACTCAGATCATGTCCCACCCCAACTACACCAGAAGTACTAATGACAACGACATGTGTCTTCTCAAGCTCTCCTCCCCTGTGACTTTTACCAACTACATCCGGCCAGTCTGCCTAGCTGCACCAGGCAGCTCTTTTCATGCCGGCACTACTAGCTGGGTCACTGGCTGGGGCACCATCCGCAGTGGAG TGTCCCTGCCCTCACCAAAGACCCTACAGGAGGTGGAGGTGCCAGTAGTGGGAAACAGGCTGTGTAACTTTAACTATGGAGTAGGTACAATCACAGACAACATGATCTGTGCTGGTCTAGCAGCAGGAGGAAAGGATTCCTGTCAG GGGGACTCCGGAGGTCCGATGGTAACCAATCAGGGTACTCGCTGGATCCAGTCTGGTGTTGTGAGTTTCGGCAAAGGCTGTGCCCTGGCAAAATTCCCAGGAGTGTACACCAGAGTGTCCCAGTACCAGACCTGGATCAACAGCCAGATCAGCAGTGACCAGCCTGGCTTTGTCACCTTCTCCTCCA ctgTGGTGTGTGGCAGGGCTAGCTCCTCTTTGAACTCCCATGTTGGTGGCGGAAGCTCGTTGGCGACAGCAGGTTTGTGGCCCTGGATAGCCAGCATACAGACTAACGGAGCGCACGTCTGCGGGGGCACTTTAGTGGCGGTAGACTCTGTCATGAGTGATGCCAGCTGCTTTTCTAG GGCACTGACCACCAATGATCACAGGACATCACTAAACAGAGATGCAACTCATTATCTCTCCAGCCAGGCCAACGCTTCTGAGTGGACCGTGATTCTGGGTCGTCTGAAACAGAGCGGCTCCAATCCCCACGAGGTAACCCAGAACGTCATCAACATCACCATGAGCAATGTGACAGGCAACAACGTGGCCATCCTCCGACTGGCCAGCCAACCCACATTGTCTGACTACATCCAGCCTATCTGTGTGGACAAGGGAACCAGAACCTTCAGCACAGGGACTCTGTGTTGGGTAGCTGGCTGGGCAACAGGTCAGGGTGGCG CTGAGGAAGTTCTGCAGGGGTTCCAGACCTCTGTGGTGGAATGTGTGAATGTTTCGTCTACGGACAACATTTGCACCGGAGCTGTGACACTACTGCAG GGTAATGCCGGTGGTCCTTTGATGTGTAAGCATGGCAACTCATGGTTCCAGACTGCTGTGTTGACTGTcgacagcagcagcaacaccacTAGCAATAACAGCACCAACAAAGCACGTTGGAGCAGGGATCCCCGCACCTCCCCTATCCAAGTCTTCACCAAAACCTCCCACTTCCAAAACTTCCTGACTGCCAATTTGGGAACCTTCCTATCCCCTGCCACCTCAGCTGGTGGCAGCAGTGGAGCTTCCCTggcccactcctctctcctcctcttctccctctcctctgtcctactGTTGGGTTGGTACTAG
- the LOC109894380 gene encoding polyserase-2 isoform X6 gives MAGQSAQIWQAFLWGIPHQQRVGSDCCSLLLQLSSPVTFTNYIRPVCLAAPGSSFHAGTTSWVTGWGTIRSGVSLPSPKTLQEVEVPVVGNRLCNFNYGVGTITDNMICAGLAAGGKDSCQGDSGGPMVTNQGTRWIQSGVVSFGKGCALAKFPGVYTRVSQYQTWINSQISSDQPGFVTFSSSGTDSDLSVFCTAVVCGRASSSLNSHVGGGSSLATAGLWPWIASIQTNGAHVCGGTLVAVDSVMSDASCFSRALTTNDHRTSLNRDATHYLSSQANASEWTVILGRLKQSGSNPHEVTQNVINITMSNVTGNNVAILRLASQPTLSDYIQPICVDKGTRTFSTGTLCWVAGWATGQGGAEEVLQGFQTSVVECVNVSSTDNICTGAVTLLQGNAGGPLMCKHGNSWFQTAVLTVDSSSNTTSNNSTNKARWSRDPRTSPIQVFTKTSHFQNFLTANLGTFLSPATSAGGSSGASLAHSSLLLFSLSSVLLLGWY, from the exons ATGGCAGGCCAGTCTGCACAGATTTGGCAGGCATTTTTGTGGGGGATCCCTCATCAACAAAGAGTGGGTTCTGACTGCTGCTCACTGCTTCTCCAG CTCTCCTCCCCTGTGACTTTTACCAACTACATCCGGCCAGTCTGCCTAGCTGCACCAGGCAGCTCTTTTCATGCCGGCACTACTAGCTGGGTCACTGGCTGGGGCACCATCCGCAGTGGAG TGTCCCTGCCCTCACCAAAGACCCTACAGGAGGTGGAGGTGCCAGTAGTGGGAAACAGGCTGTGTAACTTTAACTATGGAGTAGGTACAATCACAGACAACATGATCTGTGCTGGTCTAGCAGCAGGAGGAAAGGATTCCTGTCAG GGGGACTCCGGAGGTCCGATGGTAACCAATCAGGGTACTCGCTGGATCCAGTCTGGTGTTGTGAGTTTCGGCAAAGGCTGTGCCCTGGCAAAATTCCCAGGAGTGTACACCAGAGTGTCCCAGTACCAGACCTGGATCAACAGCCAGATCAGCAGTGACCAGCCTGGCTTTGTCACCTTCTCCTCCAGTGGGACTGACTCTGACCTCAGTGTCTTCTGTACTG ctgTGGTGTGTGGCAGGGCTAGCTCCTCTTTGAACTCCCATGTTGGTGGCGGAAGCTCGTTGGCGACAGCAGGTTTGTGGCCCTGGATAGCCAGCATACAGACTAACGGAGCGCACGTCTGCGGGGGCACTTTAGTGGCGGTAGACTCTGTCATGAGTGATGCCAGCTGCTTTTCTAG GGCACTGACCACCAATGATCACAGGACATCACTAAACAGAGATGCAACTCATTATCTCTCCAGCCAGGCCAACGCTTCTGAGTGGACCGTGATTCTGGGTCGTCTGAAACAGAGCGGCTCCAATCCCCACGAGGTAACCCAGAACGTCATCAACATCACCATGAGCAATGTGACAGGCAACAACGTGGCCATCCTCCGACTGGCCAGCCAACCCACATTGTCTGACTACATCCAGCCTATCTGTGTGGACAAGGGAACCAGAACCTTCAGCACAGGGACTCTGTGTTGGGTAGCTGGCTGGGCAACAGGTCAGGGTGGCG CTGAGGAAGTTCTGCAGGGGTTCCAGACCTCTGTGGTGGAATGTGTGAATGTTTCGTCTACGGACAACATTTGCACCGGAGCTGTGACACTACTGCAG GGTAATGCCGGTGGTCCTTTGATGTGTAAGCATGGCAACTCATGGTTCCAGACTGCTGTGTTGACTGTcgacagcagcagcaacaccacTAGCAATAACAGCACCAACAAAGCACGTTGGAGCAGGGATCCCCGCACCTCCCCTATCCAAGTCTTCACCAAAACCTCCCACTTCCAAAACTTCCTGACTGCCAATTTGGGAACCTTCCTATCCCCTGCCACCTCAGCTGGTGGCAGCAGTGGAGCTTCCCTggcccactcctctctcctcctcttctccctctcctctgtcctactGTTGGGTTGGTACTAG
- the LOC109894380 gene encoding transmembrane protease serine 9 isoform X5: protein METMEVYKALCLMNLLVAFLSKGSHSQLDVCGTPLNTRIVGGQDALAGSWPWQASLHRFGRHFCGGSLINKEWVLTAAHCFSSPSTSNLVVYVGRQNQKGSNPNEVDRGVTQIMSHPNYTRSTNDNDMCLLKLSSPVTFTNYIRPVCLAAPGSSFHAGTTSWVTGWGTIRSGVSLPSPKTLQEVEVPVVGNRLCNFNYGVGTITDNMICAGLAAGGKDSCQGDSGGPMVTNQGTRWIQSGVVSFGKGCALAKFPGVYTRVSQYQTWINSQISSDQPGFVTFSSSGTDSDLSVFSVVCGRASSSLNSHVGGGSSLATAGLWPWIASIQTNGAHVCGGTLVAVDSVMSDASCFSSQANASEWTVILGRLKQSGSNPHEVTQNVINITMSNVTGNNVAILRLASQPTLSDYIQPICVDKGTRTFSTGTLCWVAGWATGQGGAEEVLQGFQTSVVECVNVSSTDNICTGAVTLLQGNAGGPLMCKHGNSWFQTAVLTVDSSSNTTSNNSTNKARWSRDPRTSPIQVFTKTSHFQNFLTANLGTFLSPATSAGGSSGASLAHSSLLLFSLSSVLLLGWY from the exons ATGGAAACAATGGAAGTCTACAAAGCACTCTGTTTGATGAATCTACTAGTTGCATTCCTTTCAAAAG GGTCTCACTCTCAGTTGGATG TATGCGGAACCCCTCTCAACACTAGGATTGTGGGGGGTCAGGATGCTCTTGCAGGGAGTTGGCCATGGCAGGCCAGTCTGCACAGATTTGGCAGGCATTTTTGTGGGGGATCCCTCATCAACAAAGAGTGGGTTCTGACTGCTGCTCACTGCTTCTCCAG CCCCAGTACATCAAATTTGGTGGTCTACGTTGGTCGTCAGAACCAGAAGGGCTCTAACCCCAACGAGGTGGACCGCGGGGTCACTCAGATCATGTCCCACCCCAACTACACCAGAAGTACTAATGACAACGACATGTGTCTTCTCAAGCTCTCCTCCCCTGTGACTTTTACCAACTACATCCGGCCAGTCTGCCTAGCTGCACCAGGCAGCTCTTTTCATGCCGGCACTACTAGCTGGGTCACTGGCTGGGGCACCATCCGCAGTGGAG TGTCCCTGCCCTCACCAAAGACCCTACAGGAGGTGGAGGTGCCAGTAGTGGGAAACAGGCTGTGTAACTTTAACTATGGAGTAGGTACAATCACAGACAACATGATCTGTGCTGGTCTAGCAGCAGGAGGAAAGGATTCCTGTCAG GGGGACTCCGGAGGTCCGATGGTAACCAATCAGGGTACTCGCTGGATCCAGTCTGGTGTTGTGAGTTTCGGCAAAGGCTGTGCCCTGGCAAAATTCCCAGGAGTGTACACCAGAGTGTCCCAGTACCAGACCTGGATCAACAGCCAGATCAGCAGTGACCAGCCTGGCTTTGTCACCTTCTCCTCCAGTGGGACTGACTCTGACCTCAGTGTCTTCT ctgTGGTGTGTGGCAGGGCTAGCTCCTCTTTGAACTCCCATGTTGGTGGCGGAAGCTCGTTGGCGACAGCAGGTTTGTGGCCCTGGATAGCCAGCATACAGACTAACGGAGCGCACGTCTGCGGGGGCACTTTAGTGGCGGTAGACTCTGTCATGAGTGATGCCAGCTGCTTTTCTAG CCAGGCCAACGCTTCTGAGTGGACCGTGATTCTGGGTCGTCTGAAACAGAGCGGCTCCAATCCCCACGAGGTAACCCAGAACGTCATCAACATCACCATGAGCAATGTGACAGGCAACAACGTGGCCATCCTCCGACTGGCCAGCCAACCCACATTGTCTGACTACATCCAGCCTATCTGTGTGGACAAGGGAACCAGAACCTTCAGCACAGGGACTCTGTGTTGGGTAGCTGGCTGGGCAACAGGTCAGGGTGGCG CTGAGGAAGTTCTGCAGGGGTTCCAGACCTCTGTGGTGGAATGTGTGAATGTTTCGTCTACGGACAACATTTGCACCGGAGCTGTGACACTACTGCAG GGTAATGCCGGTGGTCCTTTGATGTGTAAGCATGGCAACTCATGGTTCCAGACTGCTGTGTTGACTGTcgacagcagcagcaacaccacTAGCAATAACAGCACCAACAAAGCACGTTGGAGCAGGGATCCCCGCACCTCCCCTATCCAAGTCTTCACCAAAACCTCCCACTTCCAAAACTTCCTGACTGCCAATTTGGGAACCTTCCTATCCCCTGCCACCTCAGCTGGTGGCAGCAGTGGAGCTTCCCTggcccactcctctctcctcctcttctccctctcctctgtcctactGTTGGGTTGGTACTAG
- the LOC109894380 gene encoding serine protease 27 isoform X7, with protein MAGQSAQIWQAFLWGIPHQQRVGSDCCSLLLQLSSPVTFTNYIRPVCLAAPGSSFHAGTTSWVTGWGTIRSGVSLPSPKTLQEVEVPVVGNRLCNFNYGVGTITDNMICAGLAAGGKDSCQGDSGGPMVTNQGTRWIQSGVVSFGKGCALAKFPGVYTRVSQYQTWINSQISSDQPGFVTFSSSGTDSDLSVFSVVCGRASSSLNSHVGGGSSLATAGLWPWIASIQTNGAHVCGGTLVAVDSVMSDASCFSSQANASEWTVILGRLKQSGSNPHEVTQNVINITMSNVTGNNVAILRLASQPTLSDYIQPICVDKGTRTFSTGTLCWVAGWATGQGGAEEVLQGFQTSVVECVNVSSTDNICTGAVTLLQGNAGGPLMCKHGNSWFQTAVLTVDSSSNTTSNNSTNKARWSRDPRTSPIQVFTKTSHFQNFLTANLGTFLSPATSAGGSSGASLAHSSLLLFSLSSVLLLGWY; from the exons ATGGCAGGCCAGTCTGCACAGATTTGGCAGGCATTTTTGTGGGGGATCCCTCATCAACAAAGAGTGGGTTCTGACTGCTGCTCACTGCTTCTCCAG CTCTCCTCCCCTGTGACTTTTACCAACTACATCCGGCCAGTCTGCCTAGCTGCACCAGGCAGCTCTTTTCATGCCGGCACTACTAGCTGGGTCACTGGCTGGGGCACCATCCGCAGTGGAG TGTCCCTGCCCTCACCAAAGACCCTACAGGAGGTGGAGGTGCCAGTAGTGGGAAACAGGCTGTGTAACTTTAACTATGGAGTAGGTACAATCACAGACAACATGATCTGTGCTGGTCTAGCAGCAGGAGGAAAGGATTCCTGTCAG GGGGACTCCGGAGGTCCGATGGTAACCAATCAGGGTACTCGCTGGATCCAGTCTGGTGTTGTGAGTTTCGGCAAAGGCTGTGCCCTGGCAAAATTCCCAGGAGTGTACACCAGAGTGTCCCAGTACCAGACCTGGATCAACAGCCAGATCAGCAGTGACCAGCCTGGCTTTGTCACCTTCTCCTCCAGTGGGACTGACTCTGACCTCAGTGTCTTCT ctgTGGTGTGTGGCAGGGCTAGCTCCTCTTTGAACTCCCATGTTGGTGGCGGAAGCTCGTTGGCGACAGCAGGTTTGTGGCCCTGGATAGCCAGCATACAGACTAACGGAGCGCACGTCTGCGGGGGCACTTTAGTGGCGGTAGACTCTGTCATGAGTGATGCCAGCTGCTTTTCTAG CCAGGCCAACGCTTCTGAGTGGACCGTGATTCTGGGTCGTCTGAAACAGAGCGGCTCCAATCCCCACGAGGTAACCCAGAACGTCATCAACATCACCATGAGCAATGTGACAGGCAACAACGTGGCCATCCTCCGACTGGCCAGCCAACCCACATTGTCTGACTACATCCAGCCTATCTGTGTGGACAAGGGAACCAGAACCTTCAGCACAGGGACTCTGTGTTGGGTAGCTGGCTGGGCAACAGGTCAGGGTGGCG CTGAGGAAGTTCTGCAGGGGTTCCAGACCTCTGTGGTGGAATGTGTGAATGTTTCGTCTACGGACAACATTTGCACCGGAGCTGTGACACTACTGCAG GGTAATGCCGGTGGTCCTTTGATGTGTAAGCATGGCAACTCATGGTTCCAGACTGCTGTGTTGACTGTcgacagcagcagcaacaccacTAGCAATAACAGCACCAACAAAGCACGTTGGAGCAGGGATCCCCGCACCTCCCCTATCCAAGTCTTCACCAAAACCTCCCACTTCCAAAACTTCCTGACTGCCAATTTGGGAACCTTCCTATCCCCTGCCACCTCAGCTGGTGGCAGCAGTGGAGCTTCCCTggcccactcctctctcctcctcttctccctctcctctgtcctactGTTGGGTTGGTACTAG
- the LOC109894380 gene encoding polyserase-2 isoform X1: METMEVYKALCLMNLLVAFLSKGSHSQLDVCGTPLNTRIVGGQDALAGSWPWQASLHRFGRHFCGGSLINKEWVLTAAHCFSSPSTSNLVVYVGRQNQKGSNPNEVDRGVTQIMSHPNYTRSTNDNDMCLLKLSSPVTFTNYIRPVCLAAPGSSFHAGTTSWVTGWGTIRSGVSLPSPKTLQEVEVPVVGNRLCNFNYGVGTITDNMICAGLAAGGKDSCQGDSGGPMVTNQGTRWIQSGVVSFGKGCALAKFPGVYTRVSQYQTWINSQISSDQPGFVTFSSSGTDSDLSVFCTAVVCGRASSSLNSHVGGGSSLATAGLWPWIASIQTNGAHVCGGTLVAVDSVMSDASCFSRALTTNDHRTSLNRDATHYLSSQANASEWTVILGRLKQSGSNPHEVTQNVINITMSNVTGNNVAILRLASQPTLSDYIQPICVDKGTRTFSTGTLCWVAGWATGQGGAEEVLQGFQTSVVECVNVSSTDNICTGAVTLLQGNAGGPLMCKHGNSWFQTAVLTVDSSSNTTSNNSTNKARWSRDPRTSPIQVFTKTSHFQNFLTANLGTFLSPATSAGGSSGASLAHSSLLLFSLSSVLLLGWY, from the exons ATGGAAACAATGGAAGTCTACAAAGCACTCTGTTTGATGAATCTACTAGTTGCATTCCTTTCAAAAG GGTCTCACTCTCAGTTGGATG TATGCGGAACCCCTCTCAACACTAGGATTGTGGGGGGTCAGGATGCTCTTGCAGGGAGTTGGCCATGGCAGGCCAGTCTGCACAGATTTGGCAGGCATTTTTGTGGGGGATCCCTCATCAACAAAGAGTGGGTTCTGACTGCTGCTCACTGCTTCTCCAG CCCCAGTACATCAAATTTGGTGGTCTACGTTGGTCGTCAGAACCAGAAGGGCTCTAACCCCAACGAGGTGGACCGCGGGGTCACTCAGATCATGTCCCACCCCAACTACACCAGAAGTACTAATGACAACGACATGTGTCTTCTCAAGCTCTCCTCCCCTGTGACTTTTACCAACTACATCCGGCCAGTCTGCCTAGCTGCACCAGGCAGCTCTTTTCATGCCGGCACTACTAGCTGGGTCACTGGCTGGGGCACCATCCGCAGTGGAG TGTCCCTGCCCTCACCAAAGACCCTACAGGAGGTGGAGGTGCCAGTAGTGGGAAACAGGCTGTGTAACTTTAACTATGGAGTAGGTACAATCACAGACAACATGATCTGTGCTGGTCTAGCAGCAGGAGGAAAGGATTCCTGTCAG GGGGACTCCGGAGGTCCGATGGTAACCAATCAGGGTACTCGCTGGATCCAGTCTGGTGTTGTGAGTTTCGGCAAAGGCTGTGCCCTGGCAAAATTCCCAGGAGTGTACACCAGAGTGTCCCAGTACCAGACCTGGATCAACAGCCAGATCAGCAGTGACCAGCCTGGCTTTGTCACCTTCTCCTCCAGTGGGACTGACTCTGACCTCAGTGTCTTCTGTACTG ctgTGGTGTGTGGCAGGGCTAGCTCCTCTTTGAACTCCCATGTTGGTGGCGGAAGCTCGTTGGCGACAGCAGGTTTGTGGCCCTGGATAGCCAGCATACAGACTAACGGAGCGCACGTCTGCGGGGGCACTTTAGTGGCGGTAGACTCTGTCATGAGTGATGCCAGCTGCTTTTCTAG GGCACTGACCACCAATGATCACAGGACATCACTAAACAGAGATGCAACTCATTATCTCTCCAGCCAGGCCAACGCTTCTGAGTGGACCGTGATTCTGGGTCGTCTGAAACAGAGCGGCTCCAATCCCCACGAGGTAACCCAGAACGTCATCAACATCACCATGAGCAATGTGACAGGCAACAACGTGGCCATCCTCCGACTGGCCAGCCAACCCACATTGTCTGACTACATCCAGCCTATCTGTGTGGACAAGGGAACCAGAACCTTCAGCACAGGGACTCTGTGTTGGGTAGCTGGCTGGGCAACAGGTCAGGGTGGCG CTGAGGAAGTTCTGCAGGGGTTCCAGACCTCTGTGGTGGAATGTGTGAATGTTTCGTCTACGGACAACATTTGCACCGGAGCTGTGACACTACTGCAG GGTAATGCCGGTGGTCCTTTGATGTGTAAGCATGGCAACTCATGGTTCCAGACTGCTGTGTTGACTGTcgacagcagcagcaacaccacTAGCAATAACAGCACCAACAAAGCACGTTGGAGCAGGGATCCCCGCACCTCCCCTATCCAAGTCTTCACCAAAACCTCCCACTTCCAAAACTTCCTGACTGCCAATTTGGGAACCTTCCTATCCCCTGCCACCTCAGCTGGTGGCAGCAGTGGAGCTTCCCTggcccactcctctctcctcctcttctccctctcctctgtcctactGTTGGGTTGGTACTAG
- the LOC109894380 gene encoding transmembrane protease serine 9 isoform X2 yields the protein METMEVYKALCLMNLLVAFLSKGSHSQLDVCGTPLNTRIVGGQDALAGSWPWQASLHRFGRHFCGGSLINKEWVLTAAHCFSSPSTSNLVVYVGRQNQKGSNPNEVDRGVTQIMSHPNYTRSTNDNDMCLLKLSSPVTFTNYIRPVCLAAPGSSFHAGTTSWVTGWGTIRSGVSLPSPKTLQEVEVPVVGNRLCNFNYGVGTITDNMICAGLAAGGKDSCQGDSGGPMVTNQGTRWIQSGVVSFGKGCALAKFPGVYTRVSQYQTWINSQISSDQPGFVTFSSSGTDSDLSVFSVVCGRASSSLNSHVGGGSSLATAGLWPWIASIQTNGAHVCGGTLVAVDSVMSDASCFSRALTTNDHRTSLNRDATHYLSSQANASEWTVILGRLKQSGSNPHEVTQNVINITMSNVTGNNVAILRLASQPTLSDYIQPICVDKGTRTFSTGTLCWVAGWATGQGGAEEVLQGFQTSVVECVNVSSTDNICTGAVTLLQGNAGGPLMCKHGNSWFQTAVLTVDSSSNTTSNNSTNKARWSRDPRTSPIQVFTKTSHFQNFLTANLGTFLSPATSAGGSSGASLAHSSLLLFSLSSVLLLGWY from the exons ATGGAAACAATGGAAGTCTACAAAGCACTCTGTTTGATGAATCTACTAGTTGCATTCCTTTCAAAAG GGTCTCACTCTCAGTTGGATG TATGCGGAACCCCTCTCAACACTAGGATTGTGGGGGGTCAGGATGCTCTTGCAGGGAGTTGGCCATGGCAGGCCAGTCTGCACAGATTTGGCAGGCATTTTTGTGGGGGATCCCTCATCAACAAAGAGTGGGTTCTGACTGCTGCTCACTGCTTCTCCAG CCCCAGTACATCAAATTTGGTGGTCTACGTTGGTCGTCAGAACCAGAAGGGCTCTAACCCCAACGAGGTGGACCGCGGGGTCACTCAGATCATGTCCCACCCCAACTACACCAGAAGTACTAATGACAACGACATGTGTCTTCTCAAGCTCTCCTCCCCTGTGACTTTTACCAACTACATCCGGCCAGTCTGCCTAGCTGCACCAGGCAGCTCTTTTCATGCCGGCACTACTAGCTGGGTCACTGGCTGGGGCACCATCCGCAGTGGAG TGTCCCTGCCCTCACCAAAGACCCTACAGGAGGTGGAGGTGCCAGTAGTGGGAAACAGGCTGTGTAACTTTAACTATGGAGTAGGTACAATCACAGACAACATGATCTGTGCTGGTCTAGCAGCAGGAGGAAAGGATTCCTGTCAG GGGGACTCCGGAGGTCCGATGGTAACCAATCAGGGTACTCGCTGGATCCAGTCTGGTGTTGTGAGTTTCGGCAAAGGCTGTGCCCTGGCAAAATTCCCAGGAGTGTACACCAGAGTGTCCCAGTACCAGACCTGGATCAACAGCCAGATCAGCAGTGACCAGCCTGGCTTTGTCACCTTCTCCTCCAGTGGGACTGACTCTGACCTCAGTGTCTTCT ctgTGGTGTGTGGCAGGGCTAGCTCCTCTTTGAACTCCCATGTTGGTGGCGGAAGCTCGTTGGCGACAGCAGGTTTGTGGCCCTGGATAGCCAGCATACAGACTAACGGAGCGCACGTCTGCGGGGGCACTTTAGTGGCGGTAGACTCTGTCATGAGTGATGCCAGCTGCTTTTCTAG GGCACTGACCACCAATGATCACAGGACATCACTAAACAGAGATGCAACTCATTATCTCTCCAGCCAGGCCAACGCTTCTGAGTGGACCGTGATTCTGGGTCGTCTGAAACAGAGCGGCTCCAATCCCCACGAGGTAACCCAGAACGTCATCAACATCACCATGAGCAATGTGACAGGCAACAACGTGGCCATCCTCCGACTGGCCAGCCAACCCACATTGTCTGACTACATCCAGCCTATCTGTGTGGACAAGGGAACCAGAACCTTCAGCACAGGGACTCTGTGTTGGGTAGCTGGCTGGGCAACAGGTCAGGGTGGCG CTGAGGAAGTTCTGCAGGGGTTCCAGACCTCTGTGGTGGAATGTGTGAATGTTTCGTCTACGGACAACATTTGCACCGGAGCTGTGACACTACTGCAG GGTAATGCCGGTGGTCCTTTGATGTGTAAGCATGGCAACTCATGGTTCCAGACTGCTGTGTTGACTGTcgacagcagcagcaacaccacTAGCAATAACAGCACCAACAAAGCACGTTGGAGCAGGGATCCCCGCACCTCCCCTATCCAAGTCTTCACCAAAACCTCCCACTTCCAAAACTTCCTGACTGCCAATTTGGGAACCTTCCTATCCCCTGCCACCTCAGCTGGTGGCAGCAGTGGAGCTTCCCTggcccactcctctctcctcctcttctccctctcctctgtcctactGTTGGGTTGGTACTAG